A single Calditrichota bacterium DNA region contains:
- a CDS encoding zinc ribbon domain-containing protein, with protein sequence MPTYEYLCLDCGHRVEYFQSMAEPPRTECPVCHGHLSRLVSGGAGLIFKGSGFYITDYKGNSKGSPKSEPATKSESSSPEVKSTDSLPTAAKSDAGKE encoded by the coding sequence ATGCCAACCTACGAATATCTATGCCTCGACTGCGGACATCGCGTCGAGTATTTTCAATCTATGGCCGAGCCACCCCGCACTGAGTGTCCGGTCTGCCATGGGCACTTGTCGCGGCTCGTTTCGGGCGGCGCCGGACTTATCTTCAAAGGCAGCGGGTTCTACATCACGGACTATAAAGGCAACTCCAAGGGCAGCCCCAAAAGCGAGCCGGCAACAAAATCTGAATCCTCGTCCCCTGAGGTCAAGTCCACCGATTCCTTGCCGACAGCGGCAAAATCCGATGCCGGTAAGGAATAA